A single uncultured Acetobacterium sp. DNA region contains:
- a CDS encoding glycyl-radical enzyme activating protein, producing MRIEKISPNDGKGLRTVVFFKGCPLRCQWCSTPESQKFEQELYYQPAKCNSCEKCVNSCPQKALSIDVITDKIVLDKNKCNDCFDCIKVCSSGGLGLYGKLMTIEQVMKVILKDEMFFYYSGGGVTLSGGDVLCQAEFAQEILRCCKDSGIHTMAELDMFGEYHRIAMLLPYLDEFYIDIKLMNGDLHKRWIGVDNQKILENTRKAATDCKADALHIRVPLIWNINDSPENIMAIIEFCKSLATCKELEFLPYHRLGQATYGYIGRIYPLRNLPSMSFAQAYQKVAFLKELNLSFQVKVSGALI from the coding sequence TTGAGAATTGAAAAAATATCACCCAATGACGGGAAAGGATTACGAACGGTAGTATTCTTCAAAGGTTGTCCACTGAGGTGTCAATGGTGCTCAACCCCAGAATCTCAGAAGTTTGAGCAGGAGCTATATTACCAACCAGCAAAATGTAATTCTTGCGAAAAATGTGTGAATAGTTGTCCTCAAAAAGCTTTGTCAATCGATGTTATCACTGACAAGATTGTGTTAGATAAAAACAAGTGCAACGATTGCTTTGATTGTATAAAAGTATGTTCTTCAGGTGGGCTGGGTCTTTATGGCAAATTGATGACAATTGAGCAGGTTATGAAAGTAATTCTAAAAGATGAGATGTTTTTTTATTATTCAGGTGGCGGCGTTACGCTAAGCGGAGGCGATGTGTTATGCCAGGCCGAATTTGCTCAAGAAATATTGAGGTGTTGTAAGGACTCCGGCATCCATACCATGGCAGAATTAGATATGTTTGGGGAGTATCATCGGATAGCGATGCTTTTGCCATATCTGGATGAATTTTATATCGATATTAAATTAATGAATGGTGATCTTCATAAACGATGGATAGGCGTAGACAATCAGAAAATTTTAGAGAATACCAGAAAAGCTGCAACGGATTGTAAAGCAGACGCTTTACATATTCGGGTGCCATTAATCTGGAACATAAATGATAGCCCTGAAAATATTATGGCAATCATTGAGTTTTGCAAAAGTCTTGCGACTTGTAAAGAACTGGAATTTCTACCTTATCATCGTCTTGGTCAGGCTACTTATGGATACATTGGGCGGATATATCCATTGAGGAATTTGCCCTCAATGTCATTTGCTCAGGCATATCAAAAAGTCGCCTTTTTAAAGGAACTGAACCTTTCTTTTCAGGTCAAGGTTTCCGGGGCGTTAATTTAA
- a CDS encoding pyruvate formate lyase family protein, whose product MEDKSYISRINSLKNSVLDTRPEMDLENALILTRGFIESEGEPFVIQKATAFRKQCLEKSVKIWENELIVGNSGSKQRGGLLCPDTCWSVLNDELDTISTREYDPFYLRDEDRAAFIDEIRPYWKGRSTYEKWLCQIPEDTRILRDGGVLYINRKAVRGWGETTAGYEMIINEGVEGIKQRIAKKKATLDITKPGHYEELVYLRALSLSADGLIQLAKRYSTEALRLAQIEKDPKRKAELQVISEICNRVPEKSARTFREALQSLYIYHTCIFMEQNAASYNPGRMDQYLYPFYKADLEAGRITQDQAQELLDCLWVKFSEPCLFQDEVTAKFSAGYPMFQNVCVGGVDENGMDAVNELSYMILQATMDVQLYQPSLSVRYNMARNSSVFLKKVVELMKLGTGFPSFHSDEIGIQMLLNKGIPLKEAYNWNPCGCVETNLAGKMRCYTSYADYNLGSVVEFALNDGFSRKYHQPVSARTGNPRMFKSFSQFMAAVKEQIKFIIRAMVAGSHVNDDVCLERVCPTLSMSFEECISNAKDYAWGGAKYNIGNGLDAIGVADLINSIYAVKYLVYDKELVSMEKLLEALDNNFADYEDIQRLCVNAHKYGNDDDEVNKLTAEMFTFIADLIESFDSKFGHMTAGILPVSGNTPFGLEVGALPSGRAAYAPLADGVSPSAGTDIEGMGAIIKSVSYIPHGRFSQGTLLNLKLDPALNQNSNSVELLMAFLKSMCTLGVFHVQFNVIDRGLLINAQKNPKQYKGLLIRVAGYTAYFVELGKEVQDDIISRTAHSMTNC is encoded by the coding sequence ATGGAAGATAAATCATATATTAGCCGGATAAATAGTCTCAAAAATAGTGTATTGGATACTCGACCAGAAATGGATCTTGAAAATGCATTGATATTGACACGAGGTTTTATAGAATCAGAAGGTGAGCCGTTTGTGATTCAAAAAGCAACGGCATTTCGCAAACAATGTTTGGAAAAATCGGTAAAAATCTGGGAGAATGAGTTAATTGTTGGGAATTCTGGCAGCAAGCAGCGGGGCGGTTTGCTTTGCCCGGATACCTGTTGGTCAGTCTTAAATGATGAATTGGATACCATTAGTACGCGCGAATACGATCCGTTCTATTTAAGGGATGAGGATCGAGCAGCCTTTATCGATGAGATTCGACCTTACTGGAAAGGTCGGTCAACATATGAAAAATGGCTTTGTCAAATTCCCGAGGATACCAGAATTTTACGTGACGGTGGGGTGCTTTATATCAATCGGAAAGCTGTTCGCGGTTGGGGCGAAACGACGGCAGGCTACGAAATGATCATCAACGAAGGCGTTGAGGGCATAAAACAACGGATTGCGAAGAAAAAAGCAACCTTGGATATCACAAAACCCGGGCATTATGAAGAACTGGTTTACCTGCGAGCGCTTTCACTTAGTGCTGATGGCCTGATCCAGCTGGCTAAGCGTTATTCAACAGAAGCGCTCAGGCTTGCTCAAATTGAAAAAGACCCCAAAAGAAAAGCAGAACTTCAGGTTATCTCAGAAATATGCAACAGGGTACCTGAAAAATCGGCCAGAACATTTAGAGAAGCACTTCAATCATTATATATTTATCATACTTGTATATTTATGGAACAAAATGCGGCGAGTTATAATCCGGGTAGAATGGATCAATATCTCTATCCTTTCTATAAAGCAGATCTTGAAGCAGGTAGAATCACTCAAGATCAAGCCCAGGAACTGTTAGATTGCTTATGGGTTAAATTTAGTGAACCTTGCCTTTTCCAGGATGAAGTGACTGCAAAATTCTCTGCCGGATATCCGATGTTTCAAAATGTTTGTGTTGGCGGAGTGGATGAGAATGGCATGGATGCTGTCAATGAACTTTCATACATGATTTTACAGGCGACAATGGATGTTCAGTTATATCAGCCGTCATTGTCGGTACGTTATAATATGGCCCGCAATTCAAGTGTTTTTTTGAAAAAGGTCGTCGAGTTAATGAAACTGGGTACCGGTTTCCCATCGTTTCACAGTGACGAAATTGGCATTCAAATGCTGCTCAACAAAGGGATTCCTTTGAAGGAGGCCTATAATTGGAACCCCTGTGGATGCGTGGAAACGAACCTCGCTGGGAAAATGCGTTGCTATACATCTTATGCTGATTATAATTTAGGTTCCGTTGTAGAGTTTGCGTTAAACGACGGATTTAGTCGAAAATACCATCAACCGGTCTCAGCAAGGACCGGCAATCCACGGATGTTCAAATCTTTTTCACAGTTCATGGCAGCTGTAAAAGAACAGATAAAATTCATTATCAGGGCAATGGTGGCGGGAAGTCACGTGAACGATGATGTTTGCCTGGAGCGGGTGTGCCCAACGCTTTCGATGTCGTTTGAAGAGTGCATTTCTAATGCGAAAGACTATGCCTGGGGCGGAGCAAAATATAATATTGGCAATGGCCTTGATGCAATCGGGGTAGCCGATTTAATTAACAGCATTTATGCGGTGAAATATCTTGTCTATGACAAAGAACTTGTTAGCATGGAAAAATTGCTTGAGGCTCTGGATAATAATTTCGCAGATTATGAAGATATCCAAAGATTATGCGTGAATGCTCATAAATACGGGAATGACGATGATGAAGTAAATAAATTGACCGCTGAAATGTTTACCTTTATTGCTGATCTGATTGAATCCTTTGACAGTAAGTTTGGACATATGACCGCTGGAATTCTACCGGTATCGGGAAATACGCCGTTTGGGTTGGAGGTAGGAGCACTTCCTTCCGGGAGAGCAGCTTATGCACCATTGGCTGATGGGGTCAGCCCCAGTGCCGGAACGGATATTGAAGGGATGGGAGCAATCATTAAATCGGTTTCTTATATCCCTCACGGACGCTTCAGTCAGGGGACGCTTCTAAATTTAAAACTGGACCCGGCTTTAAATCAGAATAGCAATTCGGTGGAGTTGCTGATGGCCTTTTTAAAAAGCATGTGTACCCTCGGTGTTTTTCACGTTCAATTTAACGTAATTGATCGGGGATTATTAATCAATGCGCAGAAAAATCCCAAGCAATATAAAGGGTTGCTGATTCGTGTTGCTGGTTACACGGCATACTTTGTTGAATTAGGGAAAGAAGTCCAGGATGATATAATCTCTCGGACGGCCCATAGCATGACAAATTGCTGA
- a CDS encoding pyrroline-5-carboxylate reductase dimerization domain-containing protein, with product MNPTVRFIGAGNIVKAMLGGVAMSGCYATKQIGIFDVSQQVRDDYKKAGYTVFETIEDLVKGAPVVVVAVTPQVIGLIIDQIKNVLSEETVLISLAAGISNMWYQQRLGESCKVVRCMPTLPAQVGLGAFAVSSTDTVMDMDFCEVEKFLSSCGIIEKIPETLMCEVVPINGSAPAYFYHMARVIVEEAVKMGLDENTAIRLFAQTMKGSAEMLLNSGMSAEELEGKLRLSGGTTIAALEKMDELGFDTCLKEGVKACVDRCKVLAQL from the coding sequence ATGAACCCAACAGTTAGATTTATCGGCGCTGGAAATATCGTAAAGGCAATGCTTGGAGGAGTTGCGATGAGTGGTTGCTATGCGACGAAACAGATTGGAATCTTTGATGTTTCACAACAAGTACGTGATGATTATAAAAAAGCGGGATATACAGTATTTGAAACGATCGAGGACTTGGTAAAAGGTGCTCCGGTGGTGGTAGTGGCCGTGACCCCACAAGTAATCGGTTTGATTATCGATCAAATTAAAAATGTTTTATCAGAAGAAACGGTTTTAATTTCTCTGGCGGCAGGCATCAGTAACATGTGGTATCAGCAACGGTTGGGAGAATCGTGCAAAGTTGTCAGATGTATGCCGACGCTGCCGGCACAGGTAGGTCTCGGTGCTTTTGCGGTATCAAGTACGGACACCGTAATGGATATGGATTTTTGTGAAGTTGAGAAGTTTTTGTCAAGTTGCGGAATTATTGAAAAAATACCTGAAACACTAATGTGTGAGGTAGTTCCAATTAATGGTTCGGCACCAGCCTATTTTTACCATATGGCCCGTGTAATTGTTGAAGAAGCCGTAAAAATGGGCTTGGATGAAAACACCGCAATTCGACTTTTTGCCCAAACCATGAAAGGCAGCGCAGAGATGCTGCTGAATTCAGGTATGAGTGCTGAAGAATTAGAGGGAAAACTTCGCTTGTCAGGGGGAACAACCATCGCAGCGCTTGAAAAAATGGATGAACTTGGCTTTGACACTTGTTTAAAAGAGGGGGTCAAAGCCTGCGTTGACCGTTGCAAAGTACTGGCGCAGTTATAA
- a CDS encoding methyl-accepting chemotaxis protein: MSRSNQISKSKSIKVRLLIVPLICVLAGVLLIGSISSYLTRESLLTTMQENGFSSSQRFVNRIEDNTEAVKTMNEQLESQIRSVGNIIIGNRGIINDVYLTQLAAQTGIDHIYWYNTSAEIVNAANGEYLGWKATPGDPIYSFMVSGTPELMEDIRKNTDNDDYFKYGYIKSNTGEFVQAGVTADRVLELTEKFGYQALIDELASDESIVYASFIDKDLIGIADSNKDNIGKTYQEDETIKKVALDGEMSAKEYFYEAENANVYDVLYPVVINGELKGALNIGYSMSTVQSAITKNILLIALAGLMVFLVLAVILYKLSTSITKPIASINHMIKEMGKGHLGIRLNLKSQDEIGEMALVMDEFADELQNVVIGTMNQISAGDVSASIAVKDELDEITPALKKTIETIHGLIEEASMLSQAAVAGKLATRGNASAFEGGFRTIVEGVNATLDTVVGPLNIAADYVNKIGQGEIPAKITKTYEGDFDKLKQSINACIDGLGALEEGNQVLALMGKNDLSQTITNQYQGIYGEIGEAINAVHGQLVHIVQIANHIEAGELSDLSELKATGKRSENDTLIPSLIGMMENLVLLVEETQKMAAIAVEGDLNHRGDETKVPGEYAKVIAGFNQTLEAVINPIKEASGTLKELAAGNLNTAMTGDYQGDHAIIKEDMNQTIANLKRYVNEITSTLEEMSQGNLDQEITSAYTGDFLAIKQALNGISSSLSSTMTDIDTAAAQVEIGAKQISDGGQALAQGTTEQASSIQELTASIEEVAGETKQNAVRANDANELAVRVRKNAEVGNDQMIKMIVAMRDINDSSNNISKIIKVIDDIAFQTNILALNAAVEAARAGQHGKGFAVVAEEVRTLAARSAEAAKETTGLIEGSIEKVGTGTKIADETAESLKEILHEIEKVTSLVGNIAKASTDQASEIAQITQGIEQVSQVVQTNSATAEESAASSEELSGQAEMLKEMVGAFKLKKQVKINREISTRVNEKIDLPAQAQPKIVLDDMEMDKY, encoded by the coding sequence ATGAGTCGAAGCAACCAAATTTCAAAATCAAAGTCAATCAAGGTAAGATTATTGATTGTTCCACTGATCTGTGTACTGGCAGGAGTACTTCTGATTGGATCAATTTCTTCATATTTGACCAGAGAAAGTTTATTGACAACGATGCAAGAAAATGGTTTTTCATCATCGCAGCGTTTTGTCAATCGGATTGAGGATAACACCGAAGCCGTCAAAACCATGAATGAACAGCTGGAATCACAGATTCGCAGTGTTGGAAACATCATCATCGGCAATCGGGGAATTATCAATGATGTTTATTTAACTCAACTGGCCGCCCAAACAGGCATCGATCATATTTACTGGTACAATACATCGGCGGAAATTGTCAATGCCGCCAATGGCGAATATCTGGGATGGAAAGCGACACCAGGGGATCCCATCTATAGTTTTATGGTCAGCGGTACCCCGGAATTGATGGAGGACATCAGAAAAAACACAGATAATGATGATTACTTTAAATATGGTTATATCAAAAGTAATACCGGCGAGTTTGTTCAGGCCGGGGTGACCGCAGACCGGGTCCTGGAACTGACTGAGAAGTTCGGCTATCAGGCGCTCATTGATGAACTGGCATCGGATGAAAGTATTGTGTATGCAAGTTTTATTGACAAGGATTTAATCGGAATTGCCGACAGCAATAAGGATAATATCGGCAAAACCTACCAGGAAGATGAAACCATTAAAAAGGTTGCCCTGGATGGTGAAATGAGTGCCAAAGAATATTTTTATGAAGCTGAAAATGCTAATGTTTATGATGTTCTGTACCCGGTTGTCATCAATGGGGAACTCAAAGGCGCCCTTAATATCGGTTATTCCATGAGCACCGTTCAGTCGGCAATCACCAAAAATATTCTGCTGATTGCCCTTGCCGGTCTGATGGTCTTTCTCGTTCTGGCAGTGATCTTATACAAACTATCAACTTCCATAACCAAACCGATTGCCAGCATCAACCATATGATCAAAGAGATGGGTAAAGGCCATCTTGGTATCCGGCTCAACCTGAAATCCCAGGATGAGATTGGCGAAATGGCGCTGGTAATGGACGAGTTTGCCGACGAGCTTCAAAATGTAGTTATTGGCACCATGAATCAGATATCCGCCGGAGATGTTTCTGCCAGCATCGCAGTCAAAGATGAACTGGATGAAATCACCCCGGCATTGAAAAAGACCATCGAAACCATTCACGGATTAATCGAAGAAGCATCCATGCTTTCCCAGGCAGCGGTCGCCGGAAAACTGGCGACACGAGGCAATGCAAGCGCCTTTGAAGGCGGCTTTAGAACAATTGTTGAAGGGGTTAATGCCACGTTAGATACGGTTGTAGGTCCGCTTAATATTGCCGCTGATTATGTGAATAAGATTGGTCAGGGAGAAATTCCAGCAAAGATTACCAAGACTTATGAAGGTGATTTTGACAAGCTGAAACAGAGTATTAATGCCTGTATTGACGGACTGGGTGCTCTGGAAGAAGGAAATCAGGTACTGGCCTTAATGGGCAAAAATGACCTCAGCCAAACCATCACAAATCAGTATCAGGGTATCTACGGCGAAATTGGAGAAGCCATCAACGCGGTTCATGGACAGCTGGTTCACATCGTTCAGATTGCCAATCACATTGAAGCCGGCGAACTCAGCGATTTGAGCGAATTGAAAGCCACCGGAAAAAGAAGCGAAAATGACACCCTGATTCCGAGCTTGATCGGAATGATGGAAAACCTCGTTTTATTAGTAGAAGAAACCCAAAAAATGGCGGCGATAGCAGTTGAAGGCGATCTGAATCATCGTGGCGACGAGACCAAGGTGCCAGGCGAATATGCCAAAGTGATTGCCGGATTCAATCAGACCCTGGAGGCGGTAATTAATCCGATTAAAGAAGCTTCGGGAACGCTGAAGGAACTGGCGGCCGGGAATTTAAATACGGCAATGACCGGTGATTACCAGGGTGATCATGCGATTATCAAAGAAGATATGAATCAAACCATTGCCAATTTAAAACGTTACGTCAATGAAATTACCAGCACCCTGGAAGAAATGAGCCAGGGGAATCTGGATCAGGAAATTACCTCCGCCTACACCGGCGATTTTCTGGCGATTAAACAAGCCCTCAATGGCATCAGTTCAAGTTTAAGCTCAACCATGACCGATATTGATACGGCCGCCGCCCAGGTGGAAATCGGAGCCAAACAAATTTCGGATGGTGGCCAGGCTTTAGCTCAGGGAACCACCGAACAGGCCAGTTCCATCCAGGAATTGACGGCCTCCATTGAAGAAGTCGCTGGCGAAACCAAACAAAATGCCGTCCGTGCCAACGATGCCAATGAACTCGCCGTTAGAGTCAGGAAAAATGCCGAAGTCGGAAATGATCAAATGATAAAAATGATCGTCGCCATGCGGGACATTAATGATTCGTCAAACAATATTTCAAAAATCATTAAGGTCATTGATGACATTGCCTTCCAGACCAATATCCTGGCTCTCAATGCCGCCGTTGAAGCCGCACGGGCAGGGCAGCACGGCAAAGGCTTTGCCGTCGTGGCCGAAGAAGTCCGGACACTGGCAGCCCGCAGTGCCGAGGCCGCCAAAGAAACCACTGGGCTGATTGAAGGCTCTATTGAAAAGGTTGGCACCGGAACAAAAATTGCAGATGAAACCGCTGAAAGCTTAAAAGAAATTTTGCATGAAATTGAAAAAGTGACCAGTCTAGTCGGGAATATCGCCAAGGCTTCCACTGATCAGGCATCAGAAATCGCCCAGATTACCCAGGGGATTGAGCAGGTTTCCCAGGTGGTCCAAACCAATTCGGCCACCGCGGAAGAAAGCGCCGCTTCCAGCGAAGAACTATCCGGTCAGGCCGAAATGCTTAAGGAAATGGTGGGCGCATTTAAGCTTAAAAAACAAGTGAAAATAAACAGAGAAATCTCAACGAGGGTAAATGAAAAAATAGATTTGCCAGCTCAGGCTCAGCCCAAGATTGTTTTAGACGATATGGAAATGGATAAATATTAA
- a CDS encoding methyltetrahydrofolate cobalamin methyltransferase, giving the protein MIIIGEKINGTIPSVKEAIERRDAGFIADLAVKQTEAGANFIDVCASTAPEFEIETLKWLMAVVQDATDTPLGIDSPNPQVIEAVFKYANKPGLINSISEEGDKCEVLLPLLEGNTWEVVGLTCDNKGIPSDIETKLKITKSMVEKAAKFAITPDRIHIDPCVMALSTENNSMLNFAEEIKKIKELYPTIHVTGAISNMSFGLPVRSLLNKTCMAFAIQAGMDSAVLDPLNRDMMGTILATYALLGQDKHCRKYSKAYRQGQIGAVKK; this is encoded by the coding sequence ATGATAATAATCGGAGAAAAAATAAACGGAACAATTCCATCGGTAAAAGAAGCCATCGAAAGAAGAGATGCCGGTTTCATTGCTGACCTGGCCGTAAAGCAGACGGAGGCCGGGGCAAATTTTATTGATGTGTGTGCGAGTACCGCCCCAGAATTTGAAATAGAAACGCTAAAATGGTTAATGGCAGTGGTTCAGGATGCGACGGATACCCCGCTGGGTATTGATAGTCCCAATCCCCAGGTCATTGAAGCGGTATTCAAATATGCAAATAAACCTGGTTTGATCAATTCAATTTCAGAAGAAGGCGACAAATGTGAAGTGCTGTTACCGCTGTTAGAAGGCAACACCTGGGAAGTTGTTGGCTTGACTTGTGACAATAAGGGTATTCCCAGTGATATTGAAACAAAATTAAAAATCACTAAAAGTATGGTTGAAAAAGCGGCGAAATTTGCAATTACCCCAGATCGAATACATATTGATCCCTGCGTGATGGCGTTATCAACCGAAAACAACTCAATGTTGAATTTTGCTGAAGAGATCAAAAAGATCAAGGAATTGTATCCGACTATTCATGTCACTGGAGCGATCAGCAATATGTCTTTTGGTTTGCCGGTACGATCCCTGTTAAATAAAACATGTATGGCCTTTGCCATCCAGGCAGGTATGGACTCGGCAGTATTAGATCCGCTGAACCGCGATATGATGGGGACAATATTGGCAACCTATGCGTTGCTGGGACAAGACAAGCACTGCCGAAAATACAGTAAAGCATATCGTCAGGGACAAATTGGGGCTGTCAAAAAATAA
- a CDS encoding cobalamin-dependent protein (Presence of a B(12) (cobalamin)-binding domain implies dependence on cobalamin itself, in one of its several forms, or in some unusual lineages, dependence on a cobalamin-like analog.), which yields MLDLKALTQAVGDLEEELVMELLNEFVQTNPTEPEAQEAIAACQAGMAIVGDLFEKGEYFVGDLIFAGELLTESINVLKPVLGSGETAVAGTIVLGTVHGDLHDIGKNIFKSMTEAAGFVVVDLGIDVAPEVFVQTAKENKGCIIGMSGVLTLAIDSMKETVEALKAAGVDSKIIIGGNPVTKESCEYVGADQYTTNAAEGVKICQEWVA from the coding sequence ATGTTGGATCTAAAAGCATTAACACAGGCGGTTGGAGATTTAGAAGAAGAACTGGTAATGGAGTTGTTAAACGAATTTGTTCAAACAAATCCAACTGAACCGGAAGCACAGGAGGCGATCGCTGCCTGTCAGGCAGGGATGGCAATTGTGGGGGATCTTTTTGAAAAAGGAGAGTATTTTGTTGGCGATTTGATTTTTGCGGGTGAATTGTTAACAGAGTCGATTAATGTCTTGAAACCAGTATTAGGAAGCGGTGAAACTGCCGTTGCCGGAACCATTGTACTCGGAACCGTTCATGGTGATTTACATGATATCGGCAAGAATATTTTTAAAAGTATGACTGAAGCAGCTGGTTTTGTCGTGGTGGACTTGGGAATCGACGTGGCTCCGGAAGTCTTTGTTCAAACTGCGAAAGAAAACAAAGGATGCATTATTGGTATGAGCGGGGTCTTAACCCTAGCCATCGATTCGATGAAAGAAACCGTTGAAGCCCTTAAAGCAGCGGGCGTTGATTCAAAGATTATTATTGGCGGAAATCCTGTAACCAAAGAATCATGTGAGTATGTTGGCGCAGACCAATATACAACAAATGCAGCTGAAGGTGTAAAAATCTGTCAGGAATGGGTAGCATAA
- a CDS encoding trimethylamine methyltransferase family protein translates to MYMNRRFYEKYVSTSDVELLHEYSLKVLKEVGVSFASEEALEIFKKHGATVEGNIVKISEELLNKALATAPKTFTVTTSAGETPIGERFKPKTAGGYGPSKFLFEDDTYRTALIPDVVKFLKLMHTSDVTDFVNNSAYDTPDLDKTQDNFYIPQVALCLKYSDKPTYGNVANSLNVKNQSLKDAAKDIAKLYKEFYDIWDRPVLLTNCCALSPLGYSYEVLDNIMGLVEEGQPVTVITCSMTNLTAPAGLMGSVIQDNATILAGIVLTQLINPGVGVIYGTVSSPTDMRKTAIAIGSPESQLIQMATVALGRYYGLPVRSGVGGTDSLKPDYQAGVETMSSLMTTYLAKTDFALNHAGILQSYAVGSYEKFVLDEEVNRILMRLNKGIKITDTSASKVFEEIKKAGPLGNYLSGRTPKEYRDEHHLSAIFNKTAGDPSVIFEEVGDIRQRASKLIEERLASYKAPDLTNKQQEILNRYLPESEKF, encoded by the coding sequence ATGTATATGAACAGACGTTTTTATGAAAAATACGTTTCCACCAGTGATGTGGAACTGTTGCATGAGTATTCATTAAAAGTTTTAAAAGAAGTCGGGGTTTCCTTTGCCAGTGAAGAGGCACTAGAAATTTTTAAAAAACATGGCGCGACAGTTGAAGGAAATATCGTAAAAATCAGCGAAGAACTATTAAATAAAGCACTGGCAACAGCGCCCAAAACATTCACGGTAACAACGAGTGCAGGTGAAACTCCAATTGGAGAACGCTTTAAGCCTAAAACAGCTGGTGGCTATGGACCTTCAAAATTCTTGTTTGAAGATGACACTTACAGAACAGCATTAATCCCGGATGTGGTTAAATTTTTAAAACTGATGCACACTAGTGATGTTACTGATTTTGTCAACAATTCAGCTTATGATACGCCTGATTTAGATAAAACCCAGGATAATTTCTATATTCCACAAGTAGCTTTATGTTTAAAGTACTCTGATAAACCAACCTATGGGAATGTTGCCAATAGCTTAAATGTTAAAAACCAGAGTTTAAAAGACGCCGCCAAGGATATCGCCAAGCTGTATAAAGAATTCTATGATATCTGGGATCGGCCAGTATTGTTAACGAATTGCTGTGCGCTTTCACCTTTAGGGTATTCCTATGAAGTGCTCGATAACATCATGGGTCTTGTTGAAGAAGGACAGCCAGTTACCGTTATTACCTGTTCTATGACTAATCTGACGGCACCAGCCGGATTGATGGGATCGGTCATTCAGGATAATGCGACGATTCTTGCCGGCATCGTCTTGACACAGTTGATTAATCCTGGAGTTGGGGTTATTTACGGGACGGTTTCATCGCCGACAGATATGCGTAAAACAGCTATTGCGATTGGTTCACCTGAGTCACAACTGATCCAGATGGCAACAGTGGCGCTTGGTCGTTATTATGGTCTGCCAGTCAGAAGCGGTGTCGGTGGAACGGATTCCCTCAAGCCAGATTACCAGGCGGGTGTAGAAACAATGTCATCGTTAATGACGACATATTTGGCGAAAACGGATTTTGCATTAAATCATGCCGGAATCTTACAGTCTTACGCAGTCGGCAGTTATGAAAAATTTGTTCTGGATGAAGAAGTTAACCGGATTTTAATGAGATTAAATAAGGGCATCAAAATAACTGATACGAGCGCCAGCAAGGTTTTCGAAGAAATCAAGAAAGCAGGTCCTTTAGGTAATTATCTATCAGGCCGAACACCGAAAGAATACCGCGATGAGCATCATTTATCAGCAATTTTCAATAAAACAGCTGGGGATCCATCCGTTATTTTTGAAGAAGTTGGAGACATCAGACAACGTGCTTCCAAACTGATCGAAGAAAGACTGGCCAGCTACAAAGCACCAGACCTGACTAATAAACAACAGGAAATTCTCAACCGTTACCTGCCGGAAAGTGAAAAATTCTAA